In the genome of Dehalococcoidia bacterium, the window CTGGGCCGGCAGCCACATCCCCAGGTACCCCACCACCTCCTGCTGGGGGCGGCGGGCGCAGTTGAGAAGGCCTAATAAGCCTCGCCCCTCCTGGGGGGGCTTGCAGGCCACCGCCACCAGATAACGGGCAAGGCCGCCGTGCCCTAGCATCTCGTGCAAGGGCGTGGGCCGCTGTTCAGGAAAGGCCTCCCTCTCGATGGCCCGGACCGCTGCCAGGTCCTCCTCAGTGAAGAGGCGCACCTTCCGGCGGATGGTATCCACGTCCACCATTCTAGCCGTTAACGAGGGGGTAAGGACAGTGCTACAATCGTTATTAAACGTCATGGGCCATCTGTTGCGTCTTCTGGGTCTGCTCCGGCCTCACTGGCGAGCGACGGCCCTCACCATAGCCTGCGTCCTGGGCACGGCGGCCTTTGGCCTGGCCATGCCGAGGTTGGTGCAATGGAGCATCGACTTCGCCCTAGGAGTGCGTCTGGAGGGAGGGAGGGTGCAGGTGGAGGCCAACGCCCGGGCCCTGGCGGTGGCCGCCATGGCGGTGGTAGGCGTGGGGGCCATGCGAGGCCTCTTCTCCTTTGGCCAGCAGTTCTTGGCGGAATGGACGGGACAACAGCTGGCCTATGAGCTGCGGAACCGTCTCTATGAGGCCTTCCAGCGTCTCTCCTTCTCGTTCCACGACCGTGCCCAGACGGGCCAGCTCATGTCCAGGGCTACCCAGGACGTGGAGGGAGCGCGCTTGTTTATCACCTTTGGCGTCCTGCGGATGGGGTATATGGTCATCATGCCAGTTGCTGTGCTGGCCATCATGGTGATGGCTAGCTGGCGTCTGGCCCTCTTGGTGTGGGCCTTCATCCCATTCATCCTTTGGCGCTCGGTGGTCATGAGCCGCTCTCTACGGCCCCTTTGGCTGCGGATCCAGGACCGACTGGGTAACCTCACCACTGTGCTGCAGGAGGCCCTTTCGGGCTTCCGGGTGGTCAAGGCGTTCGGCCGCGAGGAATATGAGGTGGGGCGGTTCGCAGAAGAGGCTCAGCGTCTGCTGAAGGACTCCTTGGCGGCCAGCCGTGTGCAGGCGCGGGATGCGCCCCTTATCTCCGCCCTATGGCTCGTGGCTGCTGCCTCCGTCCTCGTGTACGGGGGATGGCAGGTGCGGGAGGGGGCCATCACCCCAGGCGAGCTGACGGCCTTCTTCCTCTACCTGAACCTGCTGCAGATGCCTGTGCGAGCTTTGGGGTGGGTGCTGGGGCTTTATGCTCGGGCCATCTCCGCCGCCCAGCGCATCTTCGAGGTGCTGGATGCGCAGCCGGAGGTCCGAGAGCGGCCGCGGGCCATGGAGCTGCGTCACGTGCGGGGGCACGTTCGCTTTGAGGACGTGTACTTCTCCTATGATGGCCGCACACCTGTGCTGCGGGGGATAGACCTGGAGGCCCGGCCCGGGGAGGTGGTGGCCCTGGTGGGCCCCCCTGGCAGCGGCAAGAC includes:
- a CDS encoding ABC transporter ATP-binding protein, whose protein sequence is MGHLLRLLGLLRPHWRATALTIACVLGTAAFGLAMPRLVQWSIDFALGVRLEGGRVQVEANARALAVAAMAVVGVGAMRGLFSFGQQFLAEWTGQQLAYELRNRLYEAFQRLSFSFHDRAQTGQLMSRATQDVEGARLFITFGVLRMGYMVIMPVAVLAIMVMASWRLALLVWAFIPFILWRSVVMSRSLRPLWLRIQDRLGNLTTVLQEALSGFRVVKAFGREEYEVGRFAEEAQRLLKDSLAASRVQARDAPLISALWLVAAASVLVYGGWQVREGAITPGELTAFFLYLNLLQMPVRALGWVLGLYARAISAAQRIFEVLDAQPEVRERPRAMELRHVRGHVRFEDVYFSYDGRTPVLRGIDLEARPGEVVALVGPPGSGKTTLVHLIPRFYDVTSGRVTIDGIDVRDVTLASLRRVVGIVHQDVFLFSATIRENIAYGVPTARQEEIERAAKAARIHDFILSLPEGYDTWVGERGITLSGGQRQRIAIARTLLRDPRILILDDSTSSVDVETERLIWEALVELMCGRTTFVIAHRAATLEMADQVLVLDGGRIVERGRHRDLLARGGLYAAIYRQELAVQGAVALTRGDGRS